A stretch of Desulfobacter hydrogenophilus DNA encodes these proteins:
- a CDS encoding helix-turn-helix domain-containing protein: MKRTGRKFVSPIEPLALKWLSLIEFSDEESNRTKLRAQAIRLSNSGYSINQISQICLTTQETVSKWIDGWGKYQFDSLIDKPRPGRTPLIPGDKHDEVIDIVKKNPRQLKSAITEIEGTFGKKISVKTLKRIIKKNCVGVEDGNLSKANAMRTSSGTRKRKLKS; encoded by the coding sequence ATGAAACGTACGGGTAGAAAATTTGTTTCTCCAATTGAGCCATTGGCATTAAAATGGCTGTCACTTATTGAATTTTCGGATGAAGAGTCAAACCGTACTAAACTTAGGGCTCAAGCAATTCGATTGAGCAACTCTGGGTATAGTATCAATCAGATTTCACAAATATGTTTGACTACTCAGGAAACAGTTTCGAAGTGGATCGATGGATGGGGAAAATATCAATTTGACTCTTTAATTGATAAACCACGTCCTGGAAGGACACCACTGATCCCTGGTGATAAACATGATGAAGTCATTGATATTGTAAAGAAAAATCCAAGACAACTTAAAAGTGCCATTACTGAAATAGAGGGAACGTTTGGTAAAAAAATCAGCGTAAAAACCCTGAAACGAATTATAAAAAAAAACTGCGTTGGTGTCGAGGACGGAAATCTCTCAAAAGCAAACGCAATGAGAACGAGTTCAGGGACGCGCAAAAGGAAATTGAAATCTTGA
- a CDS encoding helix-turn-helix transcriptional regulator — MAQLIKSGKSNKEISQILNCSFHTVARHRDNIRAKTNLKNKKINLRSFLLFLKESPILNSRYISFFYYFIVLHNE; from the coding sequence GTGGCCCAGCTTATTAAATCGGGAAAATCCAACAAAGAAATATCACAAATCCTGAACTGCTCTTTTCACACCGTCGCCCGCCACCGGGATAATATCCGGGCAAAAACAAACCTGAAAAACAAGAAAATAAATCTTCGGTCATTCCTGTTGTTCCTCAAGGAATCCCCTATTTTAAATAGTCGATATATTAGTTTTTTTTATTATTTTATCGTATTGCATAACGAGTAA
- the dxs gene encoding 1-deoxy-D-xylulose-5-phosphate synthase, with translation MKYLDKINGPDDLKKIPRDELGAVAREIRSRIIDVVSKNGGHLASSLGVVELTIALHYVFDLPKDTLIWDVGHQSYAHKLLTGRHRNFDTLRKYKGISGFVKIKESPYDALTVGHASTSISAGLGMCYAKSLKKDNSNVVSIIGDGSMTAGLAYEGLNHSGDLKQKYIVILNDNDMSISANVGAFSSYLSRTLSHKALQNMRNQFGQFLKSVPKIGDDMYGWAKRWEESFKTFVTPGMLFEAFNFDYFGPIDGHNLDHLIDILSNIKDPDSPVLLHVTTKKGKGYKPAEKNPVYFHGVGAFSVDTGKCPASKSFAPSYTSVFGNCMIALAKQNKCLVAVTAAMPEGTGLGHFAEQFPDRFIDAGIAEQHAVTFAAGLAIKGAKPVVAIYSTFLQRGYDQILHDVCIDGHPVIFALDRGGIVGEDGPTHHGLFDFSYLRSMPNMTVMAPMDENELVRMMRTAVAHQGPIALRYPRGAGQGVNLDYNAKAVDIGKAKVLRTGDDLLIIGIGRCVNDAMDAAEQLSAQGIESTVVNARFVKPLDADLILDLAGKIKKVVTIEEHVLAGGFGSAILELICDNGLSGCRVNRVGINDEFVEHGTQDELRRYYGIDAQAVVAAGLKLCSEK, from the coding sequence TTGAAATATCTTGACAAAATAAATGGCCCTGATGATCTAAAAAAGATTCCAAGGGACGAACTCGGTGCTGTTGCCCGGGAGATCCGAAGCAGAATTATTGATGTGGTATCAAAAAATGGCGGGCATCTGGCATCAAGCTTAGGTGTCGTCGAACTGACTATTGCCCTGCATTACGTATTTGATTTACCCAAGGATACCCTGATCTGGGATGTGGGCCACCAGTCCTATGCGCATAAACTTTTAACCGGCCGCCACCGAAACTTTGACACCCTTCGAAAATACAAGGGCATTTCAGGATTTGTTAAAATCAAGGAAAGTCCCTATGACGCGTTGACTGTGGGGCACGCCTCCACGTCAATTTCTGCAGGGCTTGGCATGTGCTATGCCAAGTCACTCAAGAAGGACAATTCCAATGTGGTCTCAATCATCGGTGACGGTTCCATGACCGCAGGGCTTGCCTATGAAGGATTGAACCATTCAGGAGATCTCAAGCAGAAATACATCGTTATATTAAATGATAATGACATGTCCATCTCTGCCAATGTGGGCGCTTTCTCTTCTTACCTGTCCCGGACCCTTTCCCACAAAGCCCTGCAGAACATGCGTAACCAGTTTGGGCAGTTTTTAAAATCCGTGCCCAAGATCGGTGATGACATGTATGGATGGGCCAAAAGATGGGAGGAGTCTTTTAAGACCTTTGTAACCCCGGGCATGCTGTTCGAGGCCTTTAATTTTGATTATTTCGGCCCCATCGACGGCCATAATCTGGATCATCTCATTGATATTCTATCTAATATTAAAGATCCCGATTCCCCGGTGCTGTTGCATGTGACCACCAAAAAGGGAAAAGGGTATAAACCTGCAGAAAAAAATCCGGTCTATTTTCACGGCGTGGGCGCCTTTTCCGTGGATACCGGAAAATGCCCGGCGTCAAAAAGTTTCGCACCCTCTTACACTTCGGTGTTCGGCAATTGTATGATTGCGCTTGCAAAACAAAACAAGTGTCTTGTGGCGGTGACGGCAGCCATGCCCGAAGGTACGGGGTTGGGCCATTTCGCCGAACAGTTTCCCGACAGGTTTATTGACGCAGGCATTGCCGAACAGCATGCGGTGACCTTTGCCGCAGGCCTTGCCATCAAAGGGGCAAAACCCGTGGTGGCCATCTACTCTACCTTTTTGCAGCGCGGCTATGACCAGATTCTTCATGATGTCTGTATTGACGGCCATCCCGTGATTTTCGCCCTGGACCGTGGCGGCATTGTGGGGGAAGACGGTCCCACCCACCACGGGTTGTTTGATTTTTCCTATCTTCGGTCCATGCCCAATATGACCGTTATGGCACCCATGGATGAAAATGAACTGGTGCGGATGATGCGAACTGCTGTGGCCCACCAGGGCCCCATTGCCCTGCGCTATCCCAGGGGAGCGGGTCAGGGCGTCAATCTTGATTACAATGCCAAAGCCGTTGACATTGGAAAAGCAAAGGTGCTTCGCACGGGCGACGATCTGTTGATCATCGGTATTGGCCGCTGCGTGAATGATGCCATGGATGCCGCAGAACAATTATCCGCCCAAGGCATTGAAAGCACCGTGGTCAATGCCCGGTTTGTAAAGCCTTTGGATGCGGACCTGATCCTTGATCTTGCCGGGAAAATCAAAAAGGTGGTGACCATTGAAGAACATGTGCTGGCAGGTGGATTTGGATCGGCCATCCTTGAACTGATCTGTGATAACGGCCTTTCAGGGTGCCGCGTAAACCGGGTGGGCATTAACGATGAATTTGTTGAACACGGCACCCAGGATGAGCTTCGAAGGTATTACGGCATTGATGCCCAGGCAGTTGTGGCAGCAGGCTTGAAGTTGTGCAGTGAAAAATAA
- a CDS encoding TlyA family RNA methyltransferase: MKNKIVKKRLDQVLVDQGLIRSRERAKAMIMAGKVLVNGIKVDKPGTQVNRDAQLDVKAPDHPYVSRGGLKLEKALQNFPVSVQDAVCLDIGASTGGFTDCLLKFGAKKVYAVDVGYGQIDWSLRQDDRVMVIERTNIRHLPYDVIGQPMDAVVADTSFISLKTVIPAAEKFMKTGTDILALIKPQFEAGKENVGKGGIVKDPQIRNQVKQDIIFFFQDRGYKVNGTVTSPVLGAKGNEEYVISLVYQKK, translated from the coding sequence GTGAAAAATAAGATTGTCAAAAAACGCCTGGACCAGGTCCTGGTTGACCAGGGTCTGATACGCTCAAGGGAACGAGCCAAAGCCATGATCATGGCCGGAAAGGTTCTGGTCAACGGTATCAAGGTCGATAAACCCGGCACCCAGGTGAACCGGGATGCACAACTTGACGTCAAAGCCCCGGATCATCCCTATGTCAGCCGGGGTGGACTCAAACTTGAAAAAGCACTTCAAAATTTTCCCGTATCTGTTCAGGATGCGGTTTGTCTTGATATTGGTGCTTCCACAGGTGGTTTCACCGACTGCCTGCTCAAATTTGGTGCAAAAAAAGTGTATGCGGTGGATGTGGGCTATGGGCAGATTGACTGGTCCCTTCGACAGGATGACCGGGTGATGGTCATAGAGCGAACCAATATCCGACACCTTCCCTATGACGTCATCGGCCAACCCATGGATGCGGTGGTGGCGGACACCTCTTTTATCTCTTTAAAAACCGTTATCCCGGCAGCGGAAAAATTCATGAAAACCGGCACGGATATTTTAGCCCTTATCAAACCGCAGTTTGAGGCGGGAAAAGAAAATGTAGGCAAAGGCGGCATCGTAAAGGATCCTCAAATCAGAAACCAGGTAAAGCAGGATATTATTTTTTTCTTCCAGGACAGGGGGTACAAGGTGAATGGAACCGTCACCTCACCGGTTTTAGGTGCCAAGGGTAATGAGGAATACGTAATTTCATTAGTTTATCAAAAAAAATAA
- a CDS encoding DNA-primase RepB domain-containing protein has translation MCNYTQKHITAKEKSWDRQAAALDSPAYRITLTDPLGMAKPWNMGKGQGSQGQEGFYTKEEVKDLIPTLSAKNAQGRNIFITPIDEDHHYLVLDDSSAAQVDELKQHGFKPALTQESSPGNVQAIFKIPRVKNSVTEQKAANNVVQRLNKEFGDPNFSGVIHPFRMAGFTNPKPKHKDRNGNFPFVQIKTAQGGLCERMAQAMENPRIEKATVTRKAIIKAVAEEKKQVNGLTSAEHAFCRAWHKVKGLAVAKGWPLDNSKIDFRACKELLGRYRKEIVKAALVKVSPSIETRHSDLKDYAHRTVERADQERIQEQAKSKKQRRGMSMGGR, from the coding sequence ATGTGCAATTACACCCAAAAGCACATAACCGCAAAAGAAAAAAGTTGGGACCGTCAGGCGGCGGCTTTAGACTCCCCGGCTTATCGGATCACTCTCACTGATCCCCTTGGCATGGCTAAACCCTGGAATATGGGCAAAGGCCAGGGGAGCCAGGGACAGGAGGGATTTTACACCAAAGAAGAAGTAAAGGACCTTATACCAACTCTTTCGGCTAAAAATGCCCAAGGTCGAAATATTTTTATAACGCCGATCGACGAGGACCATCACTATCTTGTGCTGGACGATTCCAGCGCCGCCCAGGTGGACGAGTTGAAGCAACATGGATTTAAGCCGGCACTCACCCAGGAGAGCAGCCCTGGAAACGTCCAGGCCATTTTTAAAATCCCCCGGGTGAAGAATTCCGTCACCGAACAGAAGGCCGCTAATAACGTGGTTCAACGGCTTAACAAGGAATTTGGGGACCCGAATTTCTCCGGGGTTATCCATCCATTTCGCATGGCCGGATTTACGAATCCGAAGCCTAAACACAAGGATCGGAACGGCAATTTTCCCTTTGTGCAAATCAAGACCGCCCAGGGGGGGCTCTGCGAACGCATGGCCCAGGCCATGGAAAATCCGAGGATTGAAAAAGCCACTGTCACCAGAAAGGCTATAATCAAGGCCGTGGCTGAAGAAAAAAAGCAGGTTAACGGGCTGACCAGCGCTGAACACGCCTTTTGTCGAGCTTGGCACAAGGTCAAGGGGTTGGCTGTGGCAAAGGGTTGGCCCCTGGACAACTCAAAGATTGACTTCAGGGCCTGCAAAGAACTTTTGGGCCGTTACAGAAAGGAAATTGTAAAAGCTGCCCTGGTCAAAGTCTCTCCAAGCATTGAAACACGGCATAGCGACTTGAAAGACTACGCCCACCGAACCGTTGAACGTGCGGATCAGGAGCGTATCCAGGAGCAAGCCAAATCAAAAAAACAGCGCCGGGGTATGAGCATGGGGGGGCGCTGA
- a CDS encoding PAS domain-containing protein, translating into MPDDLTTLSREEIGEVIHELEVQKIELEMQNDELCAAQEELEISSKRYFDLYNLAPVGYCFVNENGFILDVNLTAATLLGQIRSDLINKPVFQFILKEDYYTYNRHWKILFETGEPQTVELQMLRNDKSLFWARLDFMIAKNGGQSPVCWLTLTDISESKRLEYALRERIYKVNLLFRLSALLEKPDISLNQVLKSTVLMIPQAWQFPEIMEACIELEGQIFQTEGFCKTQWMQTGNIVIQGNKAGQMTVCYTEKRPAFNEGPFSTEEYYLLNVIVERLGHVIERVRLTEALKDSEMFLRTAINSITIPFAVINATDYTVERANDAYGGGKG; encoded by the coding sequence TTGCCAGACGATTTGACAACCTTGTCACGCGAAGAAATCGGTGAAGTGATTCACGAGCTGGAGGTGCAAAAGATTGAGCTGGAAATGCAAAATGATGAACTATGTGCGGCTCAAGAGGAACTGGAGATCTCCAGCAAGCGTTATTTCGACCTTTATAATCTCGCACCGGTGGGTTATTGTTTTGTTAATGAAAATGGATTCATCCTGGATGTCAATCTCACTGCCGCCACCCTGCTCGGCCAGATCCGAAGTGACCTGATCAATAAGCCGGTCTTTCAGTTTATATTAAAGGAGGATTATTATACATACAACCGCCACTGGAAAATCCTTTTTGAAACCGGTGAGCCCCAGACAGTTGAGCTGCAAATGCTAAGAAATGACAAATCGCTGTTCTGGGCGCGGTTGGATTTTATGATTGCAAAGAACGGCGGACAATCTCCCGTCTGCTGGCTTACCCTGACTGACATCAGCGAGTCCAAGCGTTTAGAGTATGCATTAAGAGAACGGATCTATAAAGTGAATCTTTTATTCCGTCTTTCCGCGCTGTTGGAAAAACCGGATATCAGTTTAAACCAGGTATTGAAATCAACAGTTCTGATGATTCCCCAGGCGTGGCAATTTCCAGAAATCATGGAAGCTTGCATTGAGCTGGAAGGGCAGATCTTTCAGACTGAGGGCTTTTGCAAAACGCAATGGATGCAGACGGGTAATATTGTCATTCAGGGAAATAAGGCGGGGCAGATGACGGTGTGCTATACAGAGAAGCGGCCGGCTTTTAATGAAGGGCCATTTTCGACAGAAGAGTATTATTTGCTCAATGTCATCGTGGAAAGGTTGGGGCATGTCATAGAGCGAGTCCGGTTGACAGAGGCATTGAAGGACAGCGAGATGTTCCTGAGAACAGCCATTAATTCGATAACAATCCCGTTTGCCGTTATAAACGCAACCGACTATACCGTTGAACGGGCCAATGATGCTTACGGCGGGGGAAAAGGATAG
- a CDS encoding tyrosine-type recombinase/integrase: MTQLRQQFDRHMTLHRLSPKTNAAYMNAVKLLAAHYKQAPDQLTDSQIQDYLDYIIADRQLAWSSCNVQFSGIKRFYRHVLKREPKISIPPRPQERKIFMALSREEVAQILNACTNPKHYALLLATYSAGLRVSEVVKLQPIHIERSRKMIRIEQGKGRKDRYTVLSDTLLKTLEDYWRLFKPNEWIFFGKTRSKPMPVETAQKIYYTAKLEAGVKRGKGIHTLRHCFATHLLEQGTRTHVLQQMLGHKSIRTTAKYLHISNEAISQVVSPADVVL, encoded by the coding sequence ATGACACAACTTCGCCAACAATTTGATCGACACATGACTCTTCACCGGCTTTCGCCAAAAACAAATGCGGCGTATATGAATGCGGTAAAATTGCTTGCCGCGCACTACAAGCAAGCACCGGATCAACTGACCGATTCCCAGATCCAAGATTATCTCGACTATATTATTGCAGACCGACAACTGGCCTGGAGTAGCTGCAATGTACAGTTCTCAGGGATAAAGAGATTTTACAGGCATGTATTAAAACGGGAGCCCAAGATTTCCATACCGCCCCGGCCTCAGGAAAGGAAAATCTTCATGGCACTGAGCCGGGAAGAAGTGGCGCAAATACTGAATGCCTGCACCAACCCCAAGCATTATGCCCTTCTTCTGGCCACATACAGCGCAGGATTGCGGGTCAGTGAAGTTGTAAAGCTCCAACCGATACACATTGAAAGATCCCGCAAAATGATACGGATAGAGCAAGGTAAAGGCAGAAAAGACCGGTATACAGTCTTGTCAGATACCTTACTAAAGACTCTGGAAGACTACTGGCGGCTTTTTAAACCGAACGAATGGATCTTTTTCGGCAAAACCAGATCAAAACCGATGCCAGTTGAGACAGCTCAGAAAATTTATTACACGGCCAAGTTAGAAGCCGGTGTAAAACGTGGCAAAGGCATACATACCCTTCGTCACTGCTTTGCGACTCACCTTCTCGAACAGGGAACCCGGACACATGTACTTCAGCAGATGCTCGGTCATAAATCCATCAGAACCACGGCAAAGTATCTTCACATCAGCAATGAGGCCATATCCCAAGTTGTCAGCCCGGCTGACGTGGTGCTTTAA
- the fusA gene encoding elongation factor G has translation MSEEIKSMRNVAFAGHGGAGKTTLAEAMLFKAGVTNRLGKVEEGNTVMDFQPEETKKQQSINTSFIKYTHDKHVVTLMDTPGDQNFFSAAKTCFPVADSMAFVIDGVGGPSAMTEEAAVSALEYNLPGFVIINKLDRERSDFSTAVAACDTALKKKVIPVCYPIGTEDGFKGLVNIISGAAFEYDADGKATKIDIPADMADEIAADKEEFVENIAELDDDLLEKYLEGEELTEAEIKGAFRKGVLDAQFYPAICTSATKMIGVDVVFDFINDYMPSPLDRGAWIAKDADGNDVEVAPDPDAEFTGFVFATIVDPYAGRLSLFRVISGTLGKEGNVFNVTKDTKERFSQLLEIAGKEQKQISGALPGDIVAVAKLKSTLTGDTLTGGKTIQIPAPAPLPPCISFAISPKSKSDEDKIHEAVRKILEEDTGLTLRREEETRQTILSGRGLVHIEITAEKIQRKFNVGMDIATPTVAYRETFKKKVRVQGKHKKQSGGHGQYGDCWIELEPLPKGSGYEFVDKIVGGVIPRNYIPAVEAGIREALQKGVLAGFPCVDFRTTLDFGSYHAVDSSEMAFKMAGSLAFKKAAAEAKAVLLEPIMKVSVKAPDDATGDIMGDLNSRRGRVLGMDTEGDKQIINALVPMSEMLRYAPDLGSMTGGRGSFTMEFEQYDEVPPDLAKKIIEKVNAEKEG, from the coding sequence ATGAGCGAAGAAATCAAATCCATGAGGAATGTGGCTTTTGCGGGCCATGGAGGTGCGGGCAAGACAACTCTTGCTGAGGCTATGCTGTTCAAAGCCGGGGTGACAAATCGCCTTGGCAAGGTTGAAGAAGGAAATACAGTAATGGATTTCCAGCCCGAAGAGACCAAAAAGCAGCAAAGTATTAACACGTCATTTATTAAGTATACGCATGACAAGCATGTCGTTACGTTAATGGATACCCCCGGAGACCAAAATTTCTTTTCTGCTGCCAAAACATGTTTTCCTGTAGCCGACAGTATGGCTTTTGTCATTGACGGTGTTGGCGGACCTTCCGCCATGACCGAGGAAGCAGCCGTTTCCGCCCTGGAATATAACCTGCCTGGTTTTGTTATTATCAACAAACTTGACCGTGAACGGTCAGATTTTAGCACTGCGGTTGCCGCGTGCGATACGGCCCTGAAAAAGAAAGTCATTCCCGTATGCTATCCCATTGGAACAGAGGACGGGTTTAAAGGTCTTGTAAATATTATTTCTGGCGCAGCCTTTGAGTATGATGCCGACGGCAAGGCCACAAAAATTGATATCCCGGCAGATATGGCAGATGAAATTGCCGCTGATAAGGAAGAATTCGTTGAAAATATCGCAGAGCTTGATGACGATCTGCTTGAAAAATATCTGGAAGGCGAAGAACTGACCGAAGCAGAAATTAAAGGGGCTTTCAGGAAAGGCGTTCTTGATGCCCAGTTTTATCCGGCCATCTGCACATCCGCCACAAAGATGATCGGCGTTGATGTGGTATTTGATTTTATCAATGACTATATGCCCTCCCCTCTTGACCGCGGCGCATGGATTGCCAAGGATGCCGATGGAAACGATGTGGAAGTGGCGCCGGATCCCGATGCTGAATTTACAGGTTTTGTATTTGCCACCATTGTTGACCCCTATGCGGGAAGGCTTTCCCTTTTCCGGGTGATTTCCGGAACACTTGGCAAGGAAGGCAATGTCTTCAATGTCACCAAGGACACCAAGGAGCGGTTTTCGCAGCTTCTTGAAATTGCCGGTAAAGAGCAAAAACAGATTAGCGGTGCACTGCCCGGTGACATTGTGGCTGTGGCAAAACTGAAAAGCACCCTGACAGGGGATACCTTGACCGGCGGCAAAACCATCCAGATTCCGGCACCTGCGCCCTTGCCCCCGTGCATATCCTTTGCCATTTCCCCCAAGTCCAAAAGTGACGAAGATAAAATCCATGAAGCCGTGCGCAAAATCCTCGAAGAGGATACCGGTCTTACCCTGCGTCGTGAGGAAGAAACCCGCCAGACTATTCTTTCCGGCCGCGGCCTGGTTCATATTGAAATTACTGCAGAAAAGATCCAGCGCAAATTCAATGTGGGTATGGACATTGCTACACCCACGGTTGCCTATCGTGAAACCTTTAAGAAAAAAGTCCGGGTCCAGGGCAAGCATAAAAAACAGTCCGGTGGCCATGGTCAGTACGGTGACTGCTGGATTGAGCTTGAGCCCCTTCCCAAGGGATCCGGTTATGAGTTTGTAGATAAAATTGTAGGCGGCGTGATTCCCAGAAATTATATTCCTGCGGTTGAGGCAGGTATCCGGGAAGCTTTGCAGAAAGGTGTTCTGGCAGGATTTCCCTGTGTGGATTTCCGCACCACCCTGGATTTTGGTTCTTACCATGCTGTTGACTCTTCGGAAATGGCATTTAAAATGGCCGGATCCCTGGCGTTTAAAAAAGCTGCAGCCGAGGCCAAGGCGGTTTTGCTTGAACCCATTATGAAGGTATCCGTCAAGGCACCCGATGATGCCACAGGTGATATCATGGGCGATCTGAATTCCAGACGCGGCAGGGTACTTGGCATGGATACCGAAGGTGACAAACAGATTATCAACGCACTTGTACCCATGTCCGAAATGCTTCGGTATGCACCGGACCTAGGCTCCATGACCGGTGGCCGAGGATCCTTTACCATGGAATTTGAGCAGTATGATGAAGTACCGCCGGATCTGGCCAAAAAAATTATTGAAAAGGTCAATGCTGAAAAAGAAGGCTAA
- a CDS encoding IS630 family transposase, with protein sequence MRWCRGRKSLKSKRNENEFRDAQKEIEILKDEDKANIIDLYYFDESGFTGVPEIPYAWQEADEQLLLPSGKTSRINVLGFLNKQNDFFPCVFNCSVTSDIVVACFDVFSRSITKRTIVVLDNAPIHHSAIFKAQVGTWEERGLFLYFIPKYSPELNLIEILWKHIKYFWLSTSAYKGFKFLKAELDNILASVGKEFTISFS encoded by the coding sequence CTGCGTTGGTGTCGAGGACGGAAATCTCTCAAAAGCAAACGCAATGAGAACGAGTTCAGGGACGCGCAAAAGGAAATTGAAATCTTGAAAGATGAAGATAAGGCAAATATCATTGACTTGTATTATTTTGATGAATCTGGCTTTACCGGCGTGCCTGAGATTCCATATGCCTGGCAAGAGGCGGATGAGCAGCTTTTACTTCCGAGCGGAAAAACCTCAAGAATCAATGTGTTGGGTTTTTTGAATAAGCAAAATGACTTTTTCCCTTGCGTTTTTAATTGCTCGGTTACTTCAGATATTGTCGTGGCCTGCTTTGATGTTTTTTCACGTTCCATAACAAAAAGAACCATCGTTGTTCTGGACAATGCTCCAATACATCACAGCGCCATTTTTAAAGCTCAAGTTGGGACATGGGAAGAAAGAGGACTTTTTCTATACTTTATCCCCAAATATTCACCGGAGTTGAATCTGATTGAAATTTTATGGAAACATATCAAATACTTTTGGTTATCAACATCTGCTTATAAAGGATTTAAATTTTTGAAAGCTGAGTTGGATAATATATTGGCAAGTGTCGGTAAGGAATTTACAATTTCGTTTTCTTAA
- a CDS encoding sigma-54 interaction domain-containing protein: protein MQKNFLNIFTNALSSFREPLMVLDPDLKIIKANQAFYMTFCAKQEDTEGVLIYDLGNGQWNIPRLKELLENILPENTMLNDFEVEHSFDVIGPKIMHLNARRIYNDFKKVELILLAIEDVTKSEHYKRDLEDIVEKRTIQLVLEKQKTEHEKRLAEEALEEIKVLKKQLEDERAYLKDEIKLEHNHENIIGQSDGLKYVLFKVEQIAESDTTVMVLGETGTGKELVARAIHSFSNRKNQALIKVNCAALPSNLIESELFGHEKGAFTGADRSHKGRFEIADNATLFLYEIGELPLELQSKLLRVIQDGEFERLGNSRTTKVDVRIIAATNRNLEEEVEKGRFRRDLWYRLNVFPITMPPLRERKEDIPLLTDFYINKISRRLGKQIKVIPKNVMNALLNYHWPGNVRELENVLERAVINSSSPKLHLADDLDKSYKHLSKDGCN, encoded by the coding sequence ATGCAAAAAAATTTTTTAAACATTTTCACTAATGCTCTCAGTTCCTTCCGTGAACCGCTCATGGTTCTTGATCCTGATTTGAAAATTATCAAAGCAAATCAAGCTTTTTATATGACATTTTGTGCGAAGCAAGAAGACACGGAAGGGGTTTTAATTTATGACCTTGGCAACGGGCAGTGGAATATCCCCAGACTCAAAGAATTACTTGAAAATATCCTCCCTGAAAATACCATGCTCAATGATTTTGAAGTGGAACATTCCTTTGATGTCATTGGGCCTAAAATTATGCATCTGAATGCCAGAAGGATTTATAACGATTTTAAAAAAGTGGAACTGATTCTACTGGCTATTGAGGATGTGACTAAATCAGAACATTATAAGCGGGATCTTGAGGATATAGTGGAAAAAAGAACCATCCAACTTGTTCTGGAAAAACAAAAGACCGAACATGAAAAACGACTTGCCGAAGAAGCCCTTGAGGAAATAAAAGTGCTGAAAAAGCAACTTGAAGATGAACGCGCGTATCTTAAAGATGAGATTAAGCTGGAACATAATCACGAGAACATTATTGGTCAGAGTGATGGGCTTAAATATGTGCTCTTCAAGGTTGAGCAAATTGCAGAAAGTGATACAACCGTTATGGTTCTGGGTGAGACAGGTACTGGTAAGGAGCTTGTGGCTCGTGCAATTCATAGTTTCAGCAACCGAAAAAACCAGGCACTGATCAAAGTCAATTGTGCTGCATTGCCCTCAAATCTTATAGAGAGCGAGCTTTTCGGCCATGAAAAAGGGGCATTCACCGGTGCAGATCGCAGCCATAAGGGACGATTTGAGATTGCTGACAACGCCACCCTGTTTCTATATGAAATCGGAGAACTGCCCCTGGAATTGCAGTCAAAACTGCTCAGGGTAATTCAAGATGGTGAATTTGAACGGTTAGGTAATTCGCGCACCACTAAGGTGGATGTACGGATTATTGCCGCGACAAACCGAAATCTTGAGGAAGAAGTTGAAAAGGGGCGTTTCCGAAGAGATCTGTGGTACCGGCTCAATGTCTTTCCGATTACCATGCCGCCGCTGCGCGAAAGAAAAGAGGATATCCCCCTCCTTACTGATTTTTATATTAATAAAATCTCCCGGAGATTGGGTAAGCAAATCAAAGTGATTCCCAAAAATGTAATGAATGCCCTTTTAAACTATCACTGGCCGGGAAACGTTAGAGAGTTGGAAAATGTTCTTGAACGGGCAGTGATCAATTCATCAAGCCCCAAACTCCATCTGGCTGATGATCTTGATAAATCCTACAAGCATTTGAGCAAAGATGGGTGTAATTAA